Proteins encoded within one genomic window of Actinoplanes octamycinicus:
- the trpB gene encoding tryptophan synthase subunit beta produces MSVPTATGRFGEFGGRYVPESLVPACAALEAAFRDAWADPAFHERLARLRQDYAGRPTALTPAETLSAQLGVTLLLKREDLAHTGSHKINNVLGQALLAQRMGKTRLIAETGAGQHGVATATAAALFGMRATVYMGERDIARQRLNVFRMELLGAEVIPVTSGSRTLKDATNEAMRAWVAAVDEAHFCLGSVGGPHPYPWLVRELQRVIGEEARAQTPVIPDVVVACVGGGSNAAGTFAGFVDTPARLIGVEAAGGAAMTNGRPGVVHGYRSLVLQDADGQVLEAESIAAGLDYPGVGPEHAHLGTTGRAEYRTVTDTEVLDAVRRLARSEGIICALESAHAVAWVLRAAGTPDLPTGSTVLLTLSGRGDKDMATLAGEVA; encoded by the coding sequence ATGAGTGTTCCCACCGCGACCGGCCGGTTCGGCGAGTTCGGCGGGCGCTATGTGCCCGAGTCCCTGGTCCCGGCCTGCGCCGCCCTGGAGGCGGCGTTCCGCGACGCCTGGGCCGACCCGGCCTTCCACGAGCGCCTGGCCCGCCTGCGGCAGGACTACGCCGGCCGGCCCACCGCGCTCACCCCGGCGGAGACACTGTCCGCCCAGCTCGGCGTGACCCTCCTGCTCAAGCGGGAGGACCTGGCGCACACCGGCTCGCACAAAATCAACAACGTGCTCGGTCAGGCGCTGCTGGCACAGCGGATGGGCAAGACCCGGCTGATCGCCGAGACCGGCGCCGGTCAGCACGGCGTCGCCACGGCCACCGCGGCCGCCCTGTTCGGCATGCGGGCGACCGTCTACATGGGTGAGCGCGACATCGCCCGCCAGCGGCTCAACGTCTTCCGGATGGAGCTGCTCGGGGCCGAGGTCATCCCGGTGACCAGCGGCAGCCGCACGCTGAAGGACGCCACCAACGAGGCGATGCGGGCCTGGGTGGCCGCAGTTGACGAGGCACACTTCTGTCTCGGCTCGGTGGGCGGCCCACACCCCTATCCATGGCTCGTCCGGGAGTTGCAGCGGGTGATCGGCGAGGAGGCCCGGGCGCAGACGCCGGTGATTCCCGACGTCGTGGTGGCCTGCGTCGGCGGCGGGTCGAACGCGGCCGGCACCTTCGCCGGTTTCGTCGACACCCCGGCTCGCCTGATCGGTGTCGAGGCGGCCGGCGGCGCGGCGATGACCAACGGGAGGCCGGGGGTGGTGCACGGTTACCGCTCACTGGTGCTGCAGGACGCCGACGGCCAGGTGCTCGAGGCCGAGTCGATCGCGGCCGGCCTGGACTATCCCGGGGTCGGCCCGGAGCACGCGCATCTGGGCACCACCGGCCGCGCGGAGTATCGGACGGTCACCGACACCGAGGTTCTCGACGCGGTGCGCCGGCTGGCCCGCAGCGAGGGGATCATCTGCGCGCTGGAGTCGGCGCACGCCGTGGCCTGGGTGTTGCGTGCGGCCGGCACGCCCGACCTGCCCACCGGCTCGACGGTGCTGCTGACCCTCTCCGGGCGCGGCGACAAGGACATGGCGACGCTGGCGGGTGAGGTCGCGTGA
- a CDS encoding SCO4225 family membrane protein, translating into MKIARWFVGTWVSRIYLALVAAVTAYVVVSESIQMAQSGPTDSQPEIVLLPLSMPGVILTLPVINTMQEPWWLSLTLCVAVGALINAAAINGVAALLRRSRTRRDEVSGRAAKAAA; encoded by the coding sequence ATGAAGATCGCTCGTTGGTTCGTTGGAACCTGGGTTTCGCGGATCTATCTGGCGCTGGTCGCCGCGGTCACGGCCTACGTCGTGGTGTCCGAATCGATCCAGATGGCGCAGTCAGGTCCGACCGACAGCCAACCCGAGATCGTGCTGCTTCCCCTCTCCATGCCCGGGGTGATCCTGACCCTGCCGGTGATCAACACGATGCAGGAGCCCTGGTGGTTGTCCCTCACTCTCTGCGTAGCGGTAGGCGCCTTGATCAACGCGGCGGCGATCAACGGCGTAGCGGCGTTACTGCGGCGATCCCGCACACGCCGCGATGAGGTCAGCGGGCGAGCAGCCAAGGCGGCCGCCTAG
- a CDS encoding GntR family transcriptional regulator, producing MRHLMTCEPRSPRSAPLSTRSTRRCPLPPRTPKYQVIADDLTSKIRDGELPPGAALPPQKELSTRYGVTLATLRQALKQLEDEGLLSQEPGRGTFVFPRAKYQLTTLHGFADDLRAQGHTVTTEILDQVVGAPPDWAATALGDGPAMRLERVRLVAGRPAVHQMSWVRGTDLATADLSDTSLYGALIDHGHLVHRASEVVRPGLLAEPVAGLLRRPAGEPVLVSERVTYALDGSALVVDRATMLGSAMEIRTERAASGLSVHWSRPTT from the coding sequence GTGCGTCACCTGATGACCTGCGAGCCGAGGTCGCCGCGTTCCGCGCCGCTCTCGACCAGGTCGACCAGGAGGTGCCCGCTGCCCCCGCGCACGCCGAAATATCAGGTCATCGCCGATGACCTGACCAGCAAGATCAGGGACGGCGAGTTGCCGCCCGGGGCCGCCCTGCCCCCGCAGAAAGAGCTGAGCACGCGCTATGGGGTGACGCTGGCAACGCTGCGGCAGGCCCTCAAGCAGTTGGAGGACGAGGGCCTGCTGTCGCAGGAGCCCGGCCGGGGCACGTTCGTGTTCCCCCGGGCCAAATATCAGCTCACCACGCTGCACGGGTTCGCCGACGATCTGCGGGCCCAGGGTCACACCGTGACCACGGAGATCCTGGACCAAGTCGTCGGCGCCCCGCCGGACTGGGCCGCCACGGCGCTCGGGGACGGGCCGGCGATGCGCCTGGAGCGGGTGCGGCTGGTCGCCGGGCGGCCGGCCGTGCACCAGATGTCCTGGGTGCGCGGCACCGACCTGGCCACGGCGGACTTGAGCGACACGTCGCTCTACGGCGCGCTGATCGATCATGGCCACCTGGTGCACCGGGCCTCCGAGGTGGTGCGACCCGGCCTGCTCGCCGAGCCGGTGGCCGGCCTGCTCCGGCGACCGGCCGGCGAGCCGGTGCTGGTCTCCGAGCGGGTCACCTACGCCTTGGACGGGTCGGCGCTGGTCGTCGACCGTGCCACCATGCTCGGCTCAGCCATGGAGATCCGCACCGAACGCGCCGCCTCCGGCCTGTCCGTCCACTGGAGTCGCCCGACAACCTGA
- a CDS encoding LolA family protein — translation MSVWKSRPALRWLVPGATALVVIGGGAAAGTIVASADPSLPDRSAAQLLVDLQGANPAGLSGTVVQSADLGLPGIAGLASSLGGAGGGNGLTSLIAGSNTARVWYAGEDKVRVALQGTQGETDVIRNGSDVWQWSSSDNTGTHLKLPADAGKAKQSLPSAVPSTPQEAADAALAAIDPTTKVETTGAAQVAGRDAYELVLSPKDTESLVGQVRLAIDAEQHIPLRVEVYAKNAVKPAVRVAFDTISFTVPDAQQFTFNPPPGAKIDEAGAKDLAPSNGAKKPVPHASAPAGSKQAEPKVIGKGWTTIISASVPKDALSELTKAGQGKGEEAQQVQALLGVLPEVSGSWGKGRLLSGSLFSVLITDDGQVLAGLVTPEALYKVA, via the coding sequence GTGTCCGTGTGGAAATCCAGGCCGGCGCTTCGCTGGCTGGTGCCGGGGGCCACCGCGCTCGTCGTCATCGGGGGCGGCGCGGCGGCCGGCACGATCGTGGCCAGCGCTGACCCGTCGCTGCCGGACCGCAGCGCGGCCCAGTTGCTGGTGGACCTGCAGGGCGCCAACCCGGCCGGCCTCTCCGGCACCGTGGTGCAGAGCGCCGACCTCGGGCTGCCCGGGATCGCCGGACTGGCCAGCAGCCTCGGCGGCGCCGGCGGAGGCAACGGCCTGACCAGCCTGATCGCCGGAAGCAACACCGCCCGCGTCTGGTACGCGGGGGAGGACAAGGTGCGGGTCGCCCTGCAGGGGACGCAGGGTGAGACCGACGTGATCCGCAACGGGTCGGACGTGTGGCAGTGGAGCAGCTCGGACAACACGGGCACGCACCTGAAGCTGCCCGCCGACGCCGGCAAGGCCAAGCAGTCACTGCCCAGCGCGGTGCCGTCGACGCCGCAGGAGGCTGCCGACGCGGCGCTCGCCGCGATCGACCCGACCACCAAGGTGGAGACGACGGGCGCGGCGCAGGTGGCCGGGCGCGACGCGTACGAACTGGTGCTCAGCCCGAAGGACACCGAGTCCCTGGTCGGGCAGGTGCGGCTGGCGATCGACGCCGAGCAGCACATCCCGCTGCGGGTCGAGGTGTACGCCAAGAACGCGGTGAAGCCGGCGGTCCGGGTCGCCTTCGACACGATCAGCTTCACCGTGCCGGACGCGCAGCAGTTCACCTTCAACCCGCCGCCGGGGGCGAAGATCGACGAGGCGGGCGCGAAGGACCTCGCCCCGTCGAACGGCGCGAAGAAGCCCGTGCCGCACGCCTCCGCGCCGGCCGGGTCGAAGCAGGCCGAGCCGAAGGTGATCGGCAAGGGCTGGACCACGATCATCTCCGCGTCCGTCCCGAAGGACGCCCTCTCCGAGCTGACCAAGGCCGGCCAGGGCAAGGGCGAGGAGGCCCAGCAGGTCCAGGCGTTGCTGGGCGTGCTGCCCGAGGTGAGCGGGTCGTGGGGCAAGGGACGGCTGCTGAGCGGATCGCTCTTCAGCGTGCTGATCACCGACGACGGACAGGTGCTGGCCGGCCTGGTGACGCCGGAGGCGCTGTACAAGGTCGCCTGA
- a CDS encoding response regulator transcription factor: MRLLVVEDEERLAAALRRGLQAEGFAVDVAHDGQDGLEMARHGGYDAMILDVMLPRLSGYRVVRQLRAERHWLPVLMLSAKDGEYDQADGLDCGADDYLTKPFSYVVLLARLRALLRRGTQARPVVLACGDVELDPAEKRVLVGGTEVTLTTREFALLEYLIRRPGEVVSKTELLDHVWDAALDTAPNAVEVYIGYLRRKIGRERLETVRGAGYRLVAADRTAGVPGD, encoded by the coding sequence GTGCGGTTGCTGGTGGTGGAGGACGAGGAACGGCTGGCCGCCGCGCTGCGTCGCGGCCTGCAGGCCGAGGGGTTCGCGGTCGACGTGGCCCACGACGGCCAGGACGGCCTGGAGATGGCCCGGCACGGTGGGTATGACGCGATGATTCTCGACGTCATGCTGCCGCGGCTCTCCGGATATCGAGTGGTGCGGCAGTTGCGCGCCGAGCGGCATTGGCTGCCGGTGCTCATGCTCTCCGCCAAGGACGGCGAATATGACCAGGCCGATGGCCTGGACTGCGGCGCCGACGACTATTTGACCAAACCTTTTTCGTACGTCGTTCTGCTCGCCCGGCTGCGCGCCCTCTTGCGCCGTGGTACCCAGGCACGTCCCGTGGTGCTCGCGTGCGGTGACGTCGAGCTCGATCCGGCCGAGAAACGCGTGCTGGTCGGCGGGACCGAGGTGACCCTGACAACGCGCGAGTTCGCCCTGCTGGAGTACCTGATCCGCCGCCCCGGCGAGGTGGTCTCGAAAACCGAGCTGCTCGACCACGTCTGGGACGCCGCCCTGGACACCGCGCCGAACGCGGTCGAGGTGTACATCGGTTACCTGCGCCGGAAGATCGGCCGGGAGCGGTTGGAGACGGTCCGGGGCGCCGGCTACCGGCTGGTCGCCGCGGACCGGACCGCCGGGGTCCCGGGGGACTAG
- a CDS encoding sensor histidine kinase, which yields MRRRLQELSLRARLLLISAAALAFGLAAGGVLLVTALTFVQGRAVQSEVLETADGVARMVNGGQLPERINAPPQIQVQVIDEQERVLAVSATADRMRSILYEDELRDLPDREGKDIPGTRIGLDGTVRVIKVTAGKPTHPLRILVARSNSQLTQTGHLLRVTLLIAFPLLVVLLAAGLWRALGAALRPVDALRAGAEEITGGTRAGRLPVPDSRDEIGRLAITLNDMLHRLDTARARQRAFVADAAHELRSPLTNMRTELEVAQRLPDDTDWPALTDDLLADVQRLSRLVDDLLLLARADDGAGRAVAGRRPEEIDLGQLVGEVAARYPEVVHEDSGEPLTLTAEPDALARVVANLLDNACRHRRSAVTVRTAADGADLLIVVTDDGPGIPAADRERVFDRFTRLDDARARDAGGSGLGLAIVRELVRRHGGSVTLGDAEPGLRVVVRLPRPAENAPPATDAPAKATAEVITNG from the coding sequence ATGCGACGGCGGCTTCAGGAGCTCAGCCTTAGGGCCCGGCTGCTGCTGATCTCAGCGGCGGCGCTGGCGTTCGGCCTGGCCGCCGGCGGGGTGCTGCTGGTCACCGCGCTGACCTTCGTGCAGGGGCGAGCGGTGCAGTCCGAGGTGCTGGAGACGGCCGACGGCGTGGCGCGGATGGTCAACGGGGGACAGCTGCCCGAGCGGATCAACGCCCCGCCGCAGATCCAGGTGCAGGTGATCGACGAGCAGGAGCGGGTGCTGGCGGTCTCGGCGACCGCCGACCGGATGCGGTCGATCCTGTATGAGGACGAACTGCGGGACCTTCCCGACCGGGAGGGCAAGGACATCCCGGGCACCCGGATCGGTCTGGACGGGACGGTGCGGGTCATCAAGGTGACCGCGGGGAAGCCGACGCATCCGCTGCGCATCCTGGTGGCCCGGTCCAACAGCCAGCTCACCCAGACCGGGCATCTGCTGCGTGTCACCCTGCTGATCGCCTTCCCGCTGCTGGTGGTGCTGCTGGCAGCCGGGCTGTGGCGGGCGCTGGGCGCGGCGCTGCGGCCGGTCGACGCGCTACGCGCCGGGGCCGAGGAGATCACCGGCGGGACCCGGGCCGGGCGGCTGCCGGTGCCGGACTCGCGGGACGAGATCGGCCGGTTGGCGATCACCCTCAACGACATGCTGCACCGCCTGGACACCGCGCGGGCGCGGCAGCGGGCGTTCGTCGCGGACGCGGCGCACGAGTTGCGCAGCCCGCTCACCAACATGCGCACCGAGCTGGAGGTGGCGCAGCGGCTGCCGGACGACACCGACTGGCCGGCCCTCACCGACGACCTGCTCGCCGACGTGCAGCGGCTGTCGCGGCTGGTGGACGACCTGCTGTTGCTGGCTCGGGCGGACGACGGGGCGGGCCGGGCGGTCGCCGGGCGGCGACCCGAGGAGATCGATCTCGGACAGCTGGTCGGGGAGGTGGCGGCGCGCTACCCCGAGGTGGTGCACGAGGACAGCGGTGAGCCACTGACCCTGACCGCCGAGCCCGACGCGCTCGCCCGGGTGGTGGCGAACCTGCTGGACAACGCCTGCCGGCACCGGCGTTCGGCGGTGACGGTGCGCACCGCGGCGGACGGCGCGGACCTGCTGATCGTGGTCACCGACGACGGGCCGGGGATCCCGGCGGCCGACCGGGAGCGGGTGTTCGACCGGTTCACCAGGCTGGACGATGCTCGGGCGCGGGACGCCGGTGGGTCCGGGCTGGGGCTGGCCATCGTGCGGGAGCTGGTTCGCCGGCACGGTGGTTCGGTCACGCTGGGCGACGCGGAGCCGGGATTGCGAGTCGTGGTGCGCCTGCCCCGGCCTGCGGAGAACGCACCACCTGCCACGGACGCCCCGGCGAAGGCAACGGCAGAGGTGATCACCAACGGGTGA
- a CDS encoding DUF4265 domain-containing protein, which yields MTVEELAGHSHVRLVAGLGAGGQLVYETVLTRTIEPDLHLVLGTPAFVEGIAAGDRIRLRAGGGFEVVERGGNICLLVVPGDPPGPDDLAPLRDSFDDLGGIVELPPDRRFIVITVPAAAGFDAVEAAIDEWTGPRGFHWEYGNVYDSDGKPLNWWD from the coding sequence GTGACCGTTGAGGAATTGGCGGGGCACTCGCACGTCCGGCTGGTGGCTGGGCTGGGGGCGGGTGGCCAACTTGTCTACGAGACGGTGCTGACCCGGACCATCGAGCCGGATCTGCACCTCGTGCTCGGCACGCCGGCGTTCGTTGAGGGGATCGCGGCGGGTGACCGGATCCGGCTGCGAGCGGGCGGCGGCTTCGAGGTTGTCGAGCGCGGCGGCAACATCTGTCTGCTGGTGGTGCCCGGCGACCCACCCGGACCGGACGATCTGGCACCGCTCCGGGACAGCTTCGACGACCTGGGCGGCATCGTGGAGCTGCCGCCGGACCGCCGCTTCATCGTGATCACCGTGCCGGCCGCCGCTGGTTTCGACGCGGTCGAGGCGGCCATCGACGAGTGGACCGGTCCCCGAGGCTTCCACTGGGAGTACGGCAATGTCTACGACTCGGACGGCAAGCCGCTGAACTGGTGGGACTGA
- the trpA gene encoding tryptophan synthase subunit alpha: MKRLNPYLTGGITPDWIDYLLAYQEAGANGVEIGLPFSDPMLDGTTIQQASDQALRRGATVASILTDLTAARDRIHIPLFAMTYANLVFRGDPFATAPAATDAGRGGHRTLTEGGPEAFCRRLADAGVAGLIVPDVPLDEVDRLEAAAAAAGIDLVLLAAPVTPPDRLAEIGRRSRGFIYAVSVMDTTGERDALATTAAPLAARLKAVTDLPVLLGFGISTPAQAATAARAGDGVVIGAALMRRVLDGASPDDLRAEVAAFRAALDQVDQEVPAAPAHAEISGHRR, translated from the coding sequence GTGAAGCGGCTCAACCCTTACCTCACCGGCGGCATCACCCCGGACTGGATCGATTACCTGCTGGCCTATCAGGAGGCGGGCGCCAACGGCGTGGAGATCGGGCTGCCGTTCTCCGATCCCATGCTCGACGGCACCACCATCCAGCAGGCGTCCGACCAGGCCCTGCGCCGCGGCGCCACGGTCGCGTCCATCCTGACCGACCTGACCGCGGCCCGGGATCGCATTCACATCCCGCTGTTCGCGATGACCTACGCCAACCTGGTCTTCCGAGGCGACCCGTTCGCCACCGCCCCAGCCGCGACAGACGCCGGCCGAGGAGGCCATCGCACGCTGACGGAAGGCGGTCCGGAAGCCTTCTGCCGACGGCTCGCTGACGCCGGGGTCGCCGGCCTGATCGTGCCCGACGTGCCGCTCGACGAGGTGGACCGTCTGGAGGCGGCCGCCGCGGCCGCCGGCATCGATCTGGTGCTGCTGGCAGCGCCGGTCACGCCACCCGATCGGCTCGCCGAGATCGGCCGGCGGAGCCGCGGCTTCATCTACGCGGTGAGCGTCATGGACACCACCGGCGAGCGCGATGCCCTGGCCACGACCGCGGCGCCGCTCGCCGCCCGGCTCAAGGCGGTCACCGACCTGCCGGTGCTGCTCGGGTTCGGCATTTCCACGCCCGCCCAGGCCGCCACCGCCGCCCGCGCCGGGGACGGGGTGGTGATCGGCGCCGCCCTGATGCGTAGGGTTCTGGACGGTGCGTCACCTGATGACCTGCGAGCCGAGGTCGCCGCGTTCCGCGCCGCTCTCGACCAGGTCGACCAGGAGGTGCCCGCTGCCCCCGCGCACGCCGAAATATCAGGTCATCGCCGATGA
- a CDS encoding TetR/AcrR family transcriptional regulator, translating to MSLRDRKRARTRQALVAAAAELFESRGYDATTIADIAATAEIGTRTFFSYFASKEDLLFPDTDGRVRAALEAIASRGPDDGPAEVLLEALHRIGDDSDDLTGRVAALRLHMIRTVPAVRGRGLQIQMDTQREIARHLAAAFPDEIDEVGAAALTGAFVGAVTGALQVLLEDMEHPTDPTTVQRAVEVAVEVALTPWFRK from the coding sequence GTGTCCCTCCGTGATCGCAAGCGCGCCCGGACCCGGCAGGCTCTCGTCGCCGCCGCTGCCGAGCTGTTCGAGTCCCGTGGCTATGACGCGACGACCATCGCGGACATCGCAGCGACGGCGGAGATCGGCACCCGGACGTTCTTCAGCTACTTCGCGAGCAAGGAAGATCTGCTCTTCCCGGATACCGACGGGCGGGTGCGGGCCGCGCTGGAGGCCATCGCCAGCCGCGGACCGGACGACGGGCCGGCCGAGGTGCTGTTGGAGGCGCTTCACCGGATCGGAGACGACAGCGATGATCTGACCGGCCGGGTCGCGGCTCTGCGCCTGCACATGATCCGGACGGTTCCCGCGGTCCGGGGGCGCGGTCTGCAGATCCAGATGGACACGCAGCGCGAGATCGCCCGCCACCTGGCAGCCGCCTTCCCCGACGAGATCGACGAGGTCGGTGCGGCAGCCCTGACCGGCGCTTTCGTCGGCGCGGTGACCGGCGCACTCCAGGTCCTGCTGGAGGACATGGAGCACCCCACCGACCCGACCACCGTCCAGCGGGCGGTCGAGGTGGCGGTGGAGGTGGCGCTGACCCCGTGGTTCCGCAAGTGA
- a CDS encoding FAD-dependent monooxygenase codes for MKRTALISGAGIAGTTAAYWLARHGWETTIVERSGDLRSSGNPVDVRGPALPVTEQMGVLPGLRAVATHAKGMRILDPTGRPIARLPMGSEDGDVEVMRGDLARVLWSATEDDTELILDDTITGLEQDPEGVDATFERSGPRRFDLVIGADGLHSTVRRIAFGPEREFSDYLGLYVATVQFGGPPANPDEVELLNVPGRLLGLHPARGEAGVAFIFRHPELTGVDRHDSTAQKQVITRAYQGIGWRVPELLDRLQEADDIYFDAVTRVRLASWSRGRIVLLGDAASCVSLFGDGSTMAIAGAHQLASALAASPGDPQAALRRYESNHRKLTAQKQRRVHLAATLLVPAHRLTLATRNSVARVLSHA; via the coding sequence ATGAAGCGCACAGCACTGATCTCCGGAGCCGGCATCGCCGGCACGACAGCCGCCTACTGGCTGGCCCGGCACGGCTGGGAGACCACCATCGTCGAGCGATCCGGCGATCTCCGTTCCAGCGGCAACCCGGTTGACGTGCGCGGCCCGGCTCTCCCGGTCACCGAGCAGATGGGCGTCCTTCCCGGCCTGCGCGCCGTCGCCACCCACGCGAAAGGCATGCGCATCCTGGACCCCACCGGCCGCCCGATCGCCCGCCTCCCGATGGGCTCCGAGGACGGCGACGTCGAGGTCATGCGCGGCGACCTGGCCCGAGTCCTCTGGTCGGCCACCGAGGACGACACCGAGCTGATCCTCGACGACACCATCACCGGGCTGGAGCAGGACCCGGAGGGCGTCGACGCCACCTTCGAACGCTCCGGCCCGCGCCGTTTCGACCTGGTCATCGGCGCTGACGGCCTGCACTCCACGGTCCGCCGGATCGCTTTCGGCCCGGAGCGGGAGTTCTCCGACTACCTCGGCCTCTACGTCGCGACCGTCCAGTTCGGCGGCCCACCGGCGAACCCGGACGAGGTCGAGCTGCTCAACGTCCCGGGCCGCCTGCTCGGCCTGCATCCGGCACGCGGCGAGGCAGGTGTCGCGTTCATCTTCCGGCACCCGGAGCTGACCGGCGTCGACCGCCACGACTCCACGGCGCAGAAGCAGGTGATCACGAGGGCCTACCAGGGCATCGGCTGGCGCGTACCGGAACTTCTCGACCGCCTCCAGGAAGCCGACGACATCTACTTCGACGCGGTCACCCGCGTCCGTCTGGCCTCCTGGTCCCGCGGCCGGATCGTCCTGCTGGGCGACGCCGCGTCCTGTGTCTCGCTCTTCGGCGACGGTTCCACGATGGCCATCGCCGGCGCCCACCAGTTGGCCAGCGCCCTCGCCGCCTCCCCCGGCGACCCCCAGGCCGCCCTGCGGCGTTATGAGTCCAACCACCGCAAGTTGACCGCCCAGAAACAGCGTCGCGTCCACCTCGCCGCCACCCTGCTGGTTCCCGCCCATCGCCTCACCCTGGCGACCCGCAACTCCGTCGCCCGGGTACTCAGCCATGCATGA
- a CDS encoding phosphatase PAP2 family protein: MTVAPPAATRSRWLSALRELGLVAVMFVIYKIGRLAANGHVGEAFDNANRVWDLERWLHLPGELSVQRGLLSWPTLVEVANSYYAYVHFPATVACLIWLYVYRPAHYRWTRNVLALVTGAALLVHFVIPLAPPRMLADTGMLDLGRLYGPAVYGAPETDQLSNQYAAMPSLHVGWAVVIAVALIAATSARWRALWLLHPLITLLVVVATGNHYWLDAIAAGALLAIAYALVRTHRPVASPEAAILPRQRDGSREPALRP, encoded by the coding sequence GTGACCGTCGCCCCGCCCGCCGCCACCCGGTCCCGCTGGCTCTCCGCCCTCCGCGAGCTCGGCCTGGTCGCGGTCATGTTCGTGATCTACAAGATCGGCCGGCTGGCCGCGAACGGGCACGTGGGCGAGGCCTTCGACAACGCGAACCGGGTCTGGGACCTGGAACGCTGGCTGCACCTGCCCGGTGAGCTGAGCGTCCAGCGCGGGTTGCTGTCCTGGCCCACGCTGGTCGAGGTGGCGAACAGCTACTACGCCTACGTCCACTTCCCGGCCACCGTCGCCTGCCTGATCTGGCTCTACGTCTACCGCCCGGCCCACTACCGCTGGACCCGCAACGTGCTCGCGCTGGTGACCGGCGCGGCGCTGCTGGTGCACTTCGTGATCCCGCTGGCCCCGCCCCGGATGCTGGCCGACACCGGCATGCTGGACCTGGGCCGGCTCTACGGCCCGGCGGTCTACGGCGCCCCGGAAACCGATCAGCTGTCCAACCAGTACGCCGCGATGCCGTCCTTGCACGTCGGCTGGGCGGTCGTGATCGCGGTAGCCCTGATCGCGGCGACGTCCGCTCGCTGGCGCGCACTGTGGCTGCTGCACCCCTTGATCACCTTGCTGGTGGTGGTAGCCACCGGAAACCACTACTGGCTGGACGCCATCGCAGCCGGCGCCTTGCTGGCCATCGCATACGCGCTGGTACGCACCCACCGTCCCGTCGCCAGCCCCGAGGCGGCAATCCTGCCCCGTCAGCGCGACGGTTCCCGCGAGCCAGCCCTGCGCCCGTAG
- a CDS encoding YcnI family protein: MSLLKRSAVVAAAAGLLTLALAGPASAHVTVNPNTATAGGYAKVSFRVPNESDTASTVKLEVNLPADQPIASVSVKPVPGWTAVAVKSKLATPIKAHDTEITEAVSKITWTAAKGSEIKPGQFQEFDVSMGALPQSGQLVFKALQTYSDGNVVRWIDEPATDGTEPEQPAPVLKIVPAANGGAASSAGAVAPVAEDSDDDDSDGGNGLALAGLIAGLLALVLGGLAYAKASRKPDATAPGKPAAS; this comes from the coding sequence ATGTCGCTGCTCAAGCGTTCCGCAGTGGTGGCCGCCGCGGCCGGCTTGCTGACCCTGGCGCTGGCCGGTCCGGCTTCGGCGCACGTGACGGTCAACCCGAACACGGCCACCGCCGGCGGGTACGCGAAGGTGTCCTTCCGCGTGCCGAACGAGTCGGACACCGCCTCCACCGTCAAGCTCGAGGTGAACCTTCCCGCCGACCAGCCGATCGCGTCAGTCTCGGTGAAGCCGGTGCCGGGCTGGACCGCGGTCGCCGTGAAGAGCAAGCTGGCCACCCCGATCAAGGCGCACGACACCGAGATCACCGAGGCGGTCTCCAAGATCACTTGGACCGCGGCCAAGGGCTCGGAGATCAAGCCGGGGCAGTTCCAGGAGTTCGACGTGTCGATGGGCGCGTTGCCGCAGTCCGGGCAGCTGGTGTTCAAGGCGCTGCAGACCTACTCGGACGGCAACGTGGTGCGCTGGATCGACGAGCCGGCCACCGACGGCACCGAGCCGGAGCAGCCGGCGCCGGTGTTGAAGATCGTCCCGGCCGCGAACGGTGGGGCAGCGTCGTCGGCGGGCGCGGTGGCGCCGGTCGCGGAGGATTCCGACGACGACGACTCGGACGGCGGCAACGGCCTCGCGCTGGCCGGGCTCATCGCCGGGCTGCTCGCGTTGGTGCTGGGCGGTCTGGCGTACGCGAAGGCCAGCCGCAAGCCGGACGCGACCGCGCCCGGCAAGCCCGCCGCGAGCTGA